A genomic segment from Tuwongella immobilis encodes:
- a CDS encoding ExbD/TolR family protein: MSATRWMVRPAGSALAGETLTDEEILDAIREDVWEPTDEVRGPHDRDWQPLETHPHFAKAIEEMLPPTPIPMEDDTRLDMNPLIDVALVLLIFFMLKTAVDFERKAIELPTANVEKEGGKGAKPRSIQKEEVQQLIRIVARKEGNQSVIRVDEEVVRESDLEKKIRQIVERERKTEVFLDTQGVPWGVEVKILDAIKGAGITATFKRVRKEPVG; encoded by the coding sequence ATGAGCGCGACACGCTGGATGGTCCGCCCCGCTGGTTCCGCGCTCGCGGGGGAAACGCTGACCGATGAAGAAATTCTCGACGCCATTCGTGAGGATGTCTGGGAACCGACGGATGAAGTCCGTGGCCCGCACGACCGCGATTGGCAACCGCTGGAAACGCATCCGCACTTTGCCAAAGCCATCGAAGAGATGCTGCCGCCGACGCCGATTCCGATGGAAGACGACACACGGCTAGACATGAACCCGCTGATTGACGTGGCGCTGGTGTTGCTGATCTTTTTCATGCTGAAAACGGCCGTCGATTTTGAGCGCAAGGCGATTGAATTGCCGACCGCCAACGTCGAGAAAGAAGGCGGCAAAGGGGCCAAACCGCGCTCGATTCAGAAGGAAGAAGTCCAGCAGCTCATCCGCATTGTCGCCCGCAAGGAAGGCAATCAATCCGTGATTCGCGTGGATGAAGAGGTGGTGCGCGAGTCGGACTTGGAGAAGAAGATTCGCCAGATTGTGGAGCGGGAACGCAAGACCGAGGTATTCCTGGATACGCAGGGGGTGCCTTGGGGCGTGGAGGTCAAGATTCTCGACGCCATCAAAGGCGCGGGCATTACCGCGACATTCAAGCGTGTACGCAAGGAACCCGTCGGCTAA
- a CDS encoding S41 family peptidase gives MSVRSWGIALLMGVLTLSGSSRVLAAEETRLLRFPTQHGDSVVFSYAGNLYTVALKGGVARRLTSHAGYEMFPRFSPDGKTIAFTGQYDGNTEVYTIPAEGGVPKRLTYTATLSRDEVSDRMGPNNIVMGWSPDGKRVLFRSRMTTFNDFLGQLYTVSVDGGPAEPLPLPRGGFASYSPDGKQLVYNRVFREFRTWKRYRGGMADDVWTYDFATKQTTRLVENAAQDIIPMWAGDTVYFISDRGDDQRMNLYGVNIATKEISEFTRFKEFDIKFPSLGDTSIVFENGGYIYRFDLQTKKTEKLTISIVEDFSEIRSATRNVSGNVGAFEISPDGKKALLGARGDLFTVPQENGLTKNLTATPGVHDRNPKWSPDGKSIAYISDASGEDEIYTIPADGSGPPMAVTAGSKNYKYDLLWSPDSKKIAWTDREQKLHVVDLATKKVSTIAESKGFEIRQYVWSPDSRWIAYVNPEVAAFSRVYLHSLETGKSTPVTDPFYTVSSPAFSGDGKYLFFVSNRDFNPFPSAVEWNYAYRDMSKIYLVTLSNETPNPFATKLDDVAATPPAPAAKKEGDAPAPIDIDLDGIIERTLSLPISAGNYGGLQSVGSSVWYQKVPGGLTLFDVGAKKETTLGNVNGFEISADGKKMIVAQGGKHYIIDLPKGPLNLGKPLDESAVEVTIDYPAEWKQIFVESWRQMRDFFYDPGMHGNDWAAIRKKYEPLVAHVRHRADLSYVIGEMISELNVGHAYVGGGELPEVKKVPMGLLGAQFTRDAETGYAKITKILKGSNWDRSVRAPLNELGLNISEGEFIIRVNGKPTNEVANIQQLLVNTADKPVILTINKTPEAKGSRQVVVTPVGSEANLYYHDWVQTNLKKVQDATNGEVGYLHVPDMLTGGLNEFFKAYFPQLGKKALIIDVRGNGGGNVSPILIERLRREIAMYSIVRNGVPGVEPNGTFNGPLVCLMNEFSASDGDIFPYRFKHYKLGTLIGKRSWGGTVGIRGTLPFLDGGTLNRPEFSRFGVDGKTWIIEGYGVDPDIVVDNDPAKEFAGIDEQLLEAIKVAKEKIRTEYKPVPPTPPYPKR, from the coding sequence ATGTCCGTTCGATCTTGGGGCATTGCCCTGCTGATGGGGGTCTTGACCCTGTCGGGCAGTTCCCGCGTATTGGCCGCCGAGGAAACGCGCTTGCTGCGCTTTCCCACGCAGCACGGCGATTCGGTCGTCTTCAGCTATGCCGGGAACCTGTACACCGTCGCCCTCAAGGGGGGCGTGGCGCGGCGATTAACCTCGCACGCTGGCTACGAGATGTTCCCGCGATTCTCGCCCGATGGCAAGACCATCGCCTTTACCGGCCAATATGATGGCAATACCGAGGTCTATACCATCCCCGCCGAGGGGGGCGTGCCCAAGCGGTTGACCTACACCGCGACGCTCTCTCGAGACGAAGTTAGCGATCGCATGGGGCCGAATAACATCGTCATGGGCTGGTCCCCGGACGGGAAGCGCGTGCTGTTTCGCTCCCGAATGACCACGTTCAACGACTTCCTGGGCCAACTGTACACGGTCAGCGTGGATGGTGGCCCGGCCGAACCGCTGCCGTTGCCCCGCGGCGGATTCGCCAGCTATTCCCCCGATGGCAAACAATTGGTGTACAACCGCGTGTTCCGCGAATTCCGCACCTGGAAACGCTACCGCGGTGGCATGGCCGACGATGTCTGGACGTATGATTTTGCCACCAAGCAGACCACCCGATTGGTCGAGAATGCCGCGCAAGACATTATCCCCATGTGGGCGGGAGACACGGTCTATTTCATCTCCGATCGCGGCGATGATCAGCGGATGAATCTGTATGGGGTGAACATCGCCACCAAGGAAATCTCGGAATTTACGCGATTCAAGGAATTCGACATCAAATTCCCGTCGCTGGGCGATACCTCGATTGTCTTCGAAAACGGCGGCTACATCTACCGATTTGATCTGCAAACCAAGAAGACCGAAAAACTGACGATTTCGATCGTCGAAGATTTCTCGGAAATTCGCTCCGCCACCCGGAATGTCTCGGGGAATGTTGGTGCGTTTGAAATTTCGCCGGATGGAAAGAAGGCGCTGCTGGGAGCGCGCGGCGATCTGTTCACGGTGCCGCAAGAAAATGGCCTGACCAAGAATCTGACTGCCACCCCGGGCGTGCATGATCGCAATCCGAAATGGTCGCCGGATGGCAAATCGATTGCCTACATTAGCGATGCCAGCGGGGAAGACGAAATCTACACGATTCCCGCCGATGGCAGCGGCCCGCCAATGGCCGTGACCGCCGGCAGCAAAAACTACAAGTACGATCTGCTCTGGTCGCCGGATAGCAAGAAGATTGCCTGGACCGACCGCGAGCAAAAGCTGCATGTGGTCGATCTGGCCACGAAGAAAGTCTCGACGATTGCCGAATCCAAGGGATTTGAAATTCGTCAGTATGTCTGGTCGCCGGATAGCCGCTGGATTGCCTATGTCAATCCGGAAGTGGCGGCGTTCTCCCGAGTCTATTTGCACTCGCTGGAAACCGGCAAATCGACGCCCGTGACCGATCCGTTCTACACCGTCAGCAGCCCGGCATTCAGCGGGGACGGCAAGTATCTGTTCTTCGTCTCGAATCGCGATTTCAACCCGTTCCCCAGTGCTGTGGAATGGAATTATGCGTATCGGGATATGTCGAAGATTTATTTGGTGACGCTCTCGAACGAGACGCCGAATCCGTTTGCGACCAAGTTGGACGATGTCGCCGCCACGCCGCCCGCACCCGCAGCGAAGAAGGAAGGCGATGCCCCGGCCCCGATCGATATTGATCTCGATGGCATCATCGAACGCACGCTTAGCCTGCCGATTTCGGCGGGGAATTACGGCGGGCTGCAATCCGTCGGCAGCAGTGTTTGGTATCAGAAAGTCCCCGGCGGATTGACGCTGTTCGATGTCGGCGCGAAGAAAGAAACCACGCTGGGCAATGTCAACGGCTTCGAGATTTCCGCCGATGGCAAGAAAATGATCGTCGCGCAAGGCGGCAAGCATTACATCATCGATCTGCCCAAAGGCCCGCTCAATCTGGGCAAGCCGCTCGATGAATCCGCCGTGGAAGTGACCATCGATTACCCCGCGGAATGGAAGCAAATCTTCGTCGAATCGTGGCGACAAATGCGCGATTTCTTCTACGATCCGGGCATGCACGGCAACGATTGGGCCGCCATTCGCAAGAAGTACGAACCGCTCGTCGCCCATGTCCGCCATCGCGCGGATCTGTCGTATGTCATCGGTGAAATGATTTCGGAATTGAACGTCGGTCACGCATATGTCGGTGGCGGCGAGTTGCCCGAAGTCAAGAAAGTCCCGATGGGCTTGCTGGGTGCCCAATTCACCCGCGATGCCGAAACGGGATATGCCAAGATTACCAAGATTCTGAAAGGCTCGAACTGGGATCGCTCGGTGCGGGCTCCGCTCAACGAGTTGGGACTGAACATCAGCGAAGGGGAATTCATCATCCGCGTGAATGGCAAGCCGACCAACGAGGTCGCCAACATTCAGCAACTGCTGGTGAATACCGCCGATAAGCCGGTGATTCTGACCATCAACAAGACGCCCGAAGCCAAAGGTTCGCGGCAAGTGGTCGTCACTCCGGTGGGCAGCGAAGCGAACTTGTACTACCACGATTGGGTACAAACCAATCTGAAGAAGGTGCAAGACGCGACCAACGGCGAGGTGGGCTACCTGCATGTGCCCGACATGCTCACCGGCGGGTTGAATGAATTCTTCAAAGCCTACTTCCCGCAATTGGGCAAAAAGGCGTTGATTATCGACGTGCGTGGCAACGGAGGCGGGAACGTCTCGCCGATTCTTATCGAACGACTGCGGCGGGAAATCGCCATGTACAGCATTGTTCGCAATGGTGTGCCCGGCGTGGAACCCAACGGCACGTTCAATGGCCCGTTGGTCTGCCTGATGAACGAATTCTCCGCCTCCGATGGCGATATCTTCCCGTATCGCTTCAAGCACTACAAGCTGGGCACGCTCATCGGCAAGCGCAGCTGGGGGGGCACGGTCGGCATTCGTGGCACGCTGCCGTTCTTGGATGGCGGCACGCTGAATCGACCGGAATTCTCCCGGTTTGGCGTCGATGGCAAGACGTGGATTATCGAAGGCTACGGCGTGGATCCCGATATCGTCGTGGATAACGACCCGGCCAAGGAATTCGCGGGCATCGACGAGCAACTGCTCGAGGCCATCAAGGTGGCCAAAGAAAAGATTCGCACGGAATACAAGCCGGTGCCGCCGACCCCGCCGTATCCCAAGCGGTAA
- the xylA gene encoding xylose isomerase has product MAYFPEVSKIVYEGPDSKNPLAFRHYNADEVVEGKTMREHFRFAAAYWHTMRGMGGDPFGPGCAIRPWEDGSDSVAMALTRVKVFFEFMEKLGTPYYCFHDRDVAPEGSTLAESNANLDQVVKALKGEQERTGIKLLWGTANLFSNKRFVHGAATSPNADVFAYSAAQVKKAMEVTLELGGENYVFWGGREGYMSLYNTDLKREVDHLAKFFHLAVDYKKKIGFTGTFLIEPKPKEPTTHQYDFDSANSIAFLKSNGLGNEFKLNIETNHATLAGHTMMHELAYCAMHGMLGSIDANRGDLLLGWDTDQFPTDLYLTAQTMLVVLAQGGIGAGGFNFDAKVRRESFDPIDLFHAHVGAMDAFAQGLKIAAAIRKDGLLTDMIKQRYASWDTGIGAQIEAGQVGFAELEQYMLAKGEITPNSSGRLEMIENIINRYIR; this is encoded by the coding sequence ATGGCGTATTTCCCCGAAGTCTCGAAGATTGTCTACGAAGGCCCCGATAGCAAGAATCCGCTCGCATTCCGCCACTACAACGCCGATGAGGTGGTGGAAGGCAAGACCATGCGGGAACACTTCCGCTTTGCCGCCGCCTATTGGCACACGATGCGCGGCATGGGCGGCGATCCATTCGGACCGGGCTGCGCGATCCGTCCCTGGGAAGATGGCAGCGATTCGGTTGCCATGGCGCTCACCCGCGTCAAAGTCTTCTTCGAATTCATGGAGAAGCTTGGCACGCCGTACTATTGCTTCCATGACCGCGATGTGGCGCCGGAAGGCTCGACCCTTGCCGAATCGAATGCCAATCTCGATCAAGTCGTCAAGGCGCTCAAAGGCGAGCAAGAACGCACGGGCATCAAGCTGCTGTGGGGCACCGCCAATCTGTTCAGCAACAAGCGATTTGTCCACGGTGCCGCGACCAGTCCTAATGCGGATGTCTTCGCCTACTCCGCCGCGCAAGTCAAGAAGGCAATGGAAGTTACGCTCGAACTGGGCGGCGAAAACTACGTCTTCTGGGGCGGCCGCGAAGGCTACATGAGCCTGTACAACACCGACCTCAAGCGGGAAGTCGATCACCTGGCCAAGTTCTTTCATTTGGCCGTGGATTACAAGAAGAAGATCGGCTTCACCGGCACGTTCCTGATCGAACCGAAGCCGAAAGAGCCGACGACGCACCAATACGATTTCGATTCGGCCAATTCCATCGCCTTCCTGAAATCCAACGGGCTGGGCAACGAATTCAAGCTGAACATCGAAACCAATCACGCGACCCTGGCCGGGCACACGATGATGCACGAACTGGCCTACTGCGCCATGCACGGCATGCTCGGATCGATCGACGCCAACCGGGGCGATCTGCTCCTGGGCTGGGATACCGACCAATTCCCGACCGATCTCTATCTGACCGCACAAACCATGTTGGTGGTGCTGGCTCAGGGCGGCATCGGCGCGGGTGGCTTTAACTTTGATGCGAAAGTTCGCCGCGAATCGTTCGATCCGATCGATCTGTTCCATGCCCATGTCGGGGCGATGGATGCGTTCGCGCAAGGGCTCAAGATTGCCGCCGCCATTCGCAAAGACGGCCTGCTTACCGACATGATCAAGCAACGCTACGCCTCGTGGGATACCGGCATTGGTGCCCAGATCGAAGCGGGCCAAGTCGGATTCGCGGAATTGGAACAGTACATGCTGGCCAAGGGCGAAATCACCCCGAACAGTTCGGGCCGCTTGGAAATGATCGAAAACATCATCAATCGCTACATTCGTTGA
- a CDS encoding DNA-directed RNA polymerase subunit omega, with product MLDDLKEEQIVNKVGGRFKLSTLIQKRLLSLSKGAKPMVHVPGGDRLAIVVQEIIQDKIYLDVTGTVMTRNLNLDPQESFGPMIAQPVGPAAEED from the coding sequence ATGCTCGACGATTTGAAAGAAGAACAGATTGTCAACAAGGTGGGCGGTCGCTTCAAACTCTCCACGCTCATTCAAAAACGCCTGCTGAGCCTCAGCAAAGGCGCGAAGCCGATGGTGCATGTGCCGGGCGGAGATCGGCTGGCAATCGTCGTTCAGGAAATCATTCAAGACAAAATTTACTTGGATGTTACCGGGACGGTCATGACCCGCAACCTGAACCTCGACCCGCAAGAATCGTTCGGCCCGATGATTGCGCAACCCGTCGGCCCCGCTGCGGAAGAAGATTGA
- a CDS encoding ExbD/TolR family protein — MASKQPTYDVWFVQANKVFRQVPFGVITEWLLQGKLTVEDRVSEAGQKNWQAFGQSQQFSLYVPDLAGALAVSEAAESARKSGNAPPAPPEPPLQPPDEAWPRHHDDDDDEVDMIPLIDISLVLLVFFMMTAKVAPVARVNVPDTQNISITANAKGSYWIGVEKGPGDTPLYAISRDGKEPKAGDERLDSQAKLFAKFDELLRRETKPVQVHIAMHRDLPCELVEQLAYELEARKVQGVPIETLLAEVNQKSP, encoded by the coding sequence ATGGCGAGCAAGCAGCCAACCTACGATGTCTGGTTTGTGCAGGCCAACAAAGTCTTTCGCCAGGTGCCATTCGGGGTGATTACCGAGTGGCTGCTGCAGGGGAAGCTCACGGTCGAAGATCGGGTGAGCGAAGCCGGGCAGAAAAATTGGCAAGCGTTCGGCCAATCGCAGCAATTTTCGCTGTATGTGCCGGATTTGGCCGGCGCGTTGGCGGTGTCTGAAGCCGCAGAATCCGCCCGGAAATCCGGCAACGCCCCGCCAGCCCCCCCCGAACCGCCATTGCAGCCGCCCGATGAAGCGTGGCCTCGACATCATGATGATGATGACGATGAAGTCGATATGATTCCGCTGATCGATATTTCGCTGGTGCTGCTGGTCTTCTTCATGATGACGGCGAAAGTGGCCCCGGTGGCGCGGGTGAATGTGCCCGATACGCAGAATATTTCGATCACGGCGAATGCCAAAGGTTCGTACTGGATTGGCGTCGAAAAAGGGCCGGGCGATACGCCGTTGTATGCGATCAGCCGGGATGGCAAAGAGCCGAAGGCGGGAGATGAACGGCTCGATTCGCAGGCGAAATTGTTTGCGAAATTCGATGAGCTGCTCCGCCGAGAAACCAAGCCCGTGCAAGTGCATATTGCCATGCACCGCGATCTGCCGTGCGAGTTGGTCGAACAGTTGGCGTATGAGTTGGAGGCCCGCAAAGTCCAAGGCGTTCCCATTGAGACCCTGCTTGCCGAGGTGAACCAGAAATCCCCATGA
- a CDS encoding rhodanese-like domain-containing protein produces MGKHHSPRFLAIVQDARSRVKECTVDDVLARQQAGESFVLIDVREESEFAADHLPGAVHLGKGILERDVEIKFPESDTPMVLYCGGGFRSALAADNLQKMGYTNVISMDGGIREWRERGLPLTRE; encoded by the coding sequence ATGGGGAAACATCACAGCCCGCGATTTCTGGCGATCGTGCAAGACGCTCGTTCTCGCGTGAAAGAATGCACCGTAGATGATGTGCTGGCTCGGCAACAAGCGGGCGAATCGTTCGTGTTGATCGACGTGCGCGAAGAGAGCGAATTCGCCGCCGATCACCTGCCGGGAGCCGTGCATCTGGGCAAAGGAATCCTGGAACGCGATGTCGAAATCAAGTTCCCCGAATCCGATACGCCCATGGTGCTGTATTGTGGCGGTGGCTTCCGTTCGGCATTGGCCGCGGATAATCTGCAAAAGATGGGCTACACCAACGTCATTTCGATGGATGGCGGCATCCGCGAATGGCGCGAACGCGGCTTGCCGTTGACCCGCGAATAA
- a CDS encoding sugar phosphate isomerase/epimerase family protein → MTPMQTRRDFLATASGLTAGLLLPFSLRADSKAPLYQISLAQWSLHKAFFAKKLDPINFAVIAKKEFGIEAVEYVNQFYKDKVSDNSYLSELKKKADGEGVKGLLIMCDGEGALGDANEKARAKAVSNHQKWLEWAKFLGCHSIRVNAQSSGTYEEQLDRAADGLGKLTENAAKLGLNVIVENHGGLSSNGAWLAAVMKKVNLPGCGTLPDFGNFNLGNGKQYDRYKGIEELMPFAKGVSAKSHDFDDKGNEIHTDYRRMMKIVLAAGYHGFVGIEYEGSKLGEPEGILATKKLLEAVRTEMTKG, encoded by the coding sequence ATGACTCCGATGCAAACTCGCCGCGATTTTCTCGCCACCGCCAGCGGCTTGACGGCGGGCCTGCTGTTGCCGTTCTCCCTGCGAGCCGATTCCAAGGCACCGCTGTATCAGATTTCGCTCGCCCAGTGGTCGCTGCACAAGGCGTTTTTCGCCAAGAAGCTCGACCCCATCAACTTCGCGGTCATCGCCAAGAAAGAATTCGGCATCGAAGCCGTGGAATACGTCAATCAGTTCTACAAAGACAAAGTTAGCGATAATAGCTACCTGTCCGAATTGAAGAAGAAGGCCGACGGCGAAGGCGTCAAAGGCTTGCTCATCATGTGCGATGGCGAAGGTGCGTTGGGCGATGCCAACGAAAAGGCCCGCGCCAAGGCCGTCAGCAATCACCAAAAATGGCTCGAATGGGCCAAGTTCCTCGGCTGCCATTCCATCCGCGTGAATGCGCAATCGAGCGGCACCTACGAAGAACAACTGGATCGCGCTGCAGACGGGCTGGGCAAGTTGACCGAAAACGCCGCCAAGCTCGGCCTGAATGTCATCGTCGAAAATCACGGCGGATTGTCGTCCAACGGCGCCTGGTTGGCCGCCGTCATGAAGAAGGTCAATCTGCCCGGTTGCGGCACCCTGCCCGACTTCGGCAACTTCAACCTGGGGAACGGCAAGCAATACGATCGCTACAAAGGCATCGAAGAACTCATGCCGTTCGCCAAGGGTGTCTCGGCCAAGTCGCACGATTTCGATGACAAGGGCAACGAAATCCACACCGACTATCGCCGCATGATGAAGATTGTGCTGGCCGCCGGCTATCACGGATTCGTCGGCATCGAATACGAAGGCAGCAAACTCGGCGAACCGGAAGGCATCCTCGCCACCAAGAAGCTGCTCGAAGCCGTCCGCACGGAAATGACCAAGGGCTGA
- a CDS encoding MotA/TolQ/ExbB proton channel family protein has product MEAFKHFVTDEWYFAVPMFLMSLTALVLVAWRWLLNINLKTDMDDFMPAFQERLQRGGVDAVLKMCKVEPGVIPNKLFVAGLEAAPQGLAAMKRNMATTMELEIMPKMNFLLAPILAIAKISTMVGLLGTVISMINTFSAISNSSGDPSAVGSQAGAIGLALFATALGLITAIPLVFFHVLFKDFIARFEARMKLSAQKFLVVMQNFNATKGSSRSSGEPELARR; this is encoded by the coding sequence ATGGAAGCCTTTAAGCACTTCGTGACCGATGAGTGGTATTTCGCGGTCCCCATGTTTCTCATGTCGCTGACCGCGTTGGTGCTGGTCGCCTGGCGCTGGCTGCTCAATATCAATCTGAAAACGGATATGGATGACTTTATGCCCGCGTTCCAAGAACGCCTCCAACGGGGCGGGGTGGACGCGGTGCTGAAGATGTGCAAAGTGGAACCGGGGGTGATTCCCAACAAGCTGTTCGTCGCCGGGCTGGAAGCGGCCCCACAAGGGCTGGCGGCGATGAAGCGCAACATGGCCACCACCATGGAGTTGGAAATCATGCCGAAGATGAATTTCCTGCTCGCCCCGATTCTGGCAATCGCCAAAATTTCCACGATGGTCGGCCTGCTGGGGACCGTCATTTCGATGATTAACACGTTCTCCGCCATCAGCAACAGCAGTGGCGATCCCTCTGCGGTCGGCTCGCAAGCCGGGGCCATCGGTCTGGCGTTGTTCGCCACCGCGCTGGGACTCATCACCGCGATTCCGCTGGTGTTCTTCCATGTGTTGTTCAAGGATTTCATCGCCCGATTTGAGGCCCGCATGAAATTGTCGGCCCAGAAGTTTCTGGTGGTGATGCAGAACTTTAACGCCACCAAGGGGAGCAGCCGTTCCTCGGGTGAGCCGGAATTGGCCCGTCGCTAA
- a CDS encoding DUF4190 domain-containing protein has protein sequence MVEPIPSPADRPADPVSYKPLAPLAIVAVSFAGLFLGIVLLMGLAAITSRKPAVVPGLLLMPIASLVLAVLARLRISRSEGTLDGMRLAGIAWWISVLGGLGYLAYIVAFELAIRQQSDTFARKFFSYLNEGDINSAFVMTLDPARRTGVSPRDGLALEAAFGEKLTGFRSSELVRYFQRNPNGVSIDGLGVKAWEQQPTGFDVVQLYRISSGEGQIDVTMPMMGSEGRELVGRQWHINFLGDQAMLGAARFTAYGNAIREVRGNSAEFMRLFFTLMGTRQIEQALLLTLTPDQQQNYVDRVTASMLMAGSLGSAAPRRAPVPLEEFGKSDFLKTDTGSESSAEQRREFFTQIWSLGRIVPGGTASNSPNPTFPEVRLLPDRLQALVDVELSYNESKTYARGRVVMESRSPEILKKLQELAAEAKSNPNTYVDVSKVSFLGRSSRLDWQIVGLQSDLDRVQATGPGGNPGMP, from the coding sequence ATGGTCGAACCCATCCCTTCTCCTGCAGATCGACCGGCCGATCCGGTCAGTTACAAGCCTTTGGCTCCCCTGGCGATTGTCGCCGTTAGCTTCGCGGGGTTGTTCCTCGGCATTGTCCTGCTGATGGGGCTGGCCGCGATCACCTCGCGCAAGCCCGCAGTGGTGCCCGGTTTGCTGCTGATGCCGATTGCCAGCTTGGTGTTGGCCGTGCTCGCGCGACTGCGAATCTCTCGATCCGAAGGCACACTCGACGGCATGCGATTGGCCGGGATTGCCTGGTGGATCAGCGTTTTGGGCGGGTTGGGCTATTTGGCATATATCGTCGCGTTTGAATTGGCCATCCGCCAACAATCGGACACCTTTGCCCGCAAATTCTTCTCGTACCTCAACGAAGGTGACATCAATTCGGCATTCGTGATGACGTTGGATCCCGCCCGTCGTACGGGGGTCAGCCCGCGCGATGGTTTGGCTCTCGAAGCCGCCTTCGGCGAAAAACTCACCGGATTCCGCAGTAGTGAATTGGTCCGCTACTTCCAACGCAATCCCAACGGCGTCTCCATTGATGGCTTGGGCGTGAAGGCGTGGGAGCAACAGCCCACCGGCTTCGATGTGGTGCAACTGTACCGCATTAGCAGCGGTGAAGGGCAGATCGACGTGACCATGCCGATGATGGGCAGCGAAGGCCGCGAACTGGTCGGGCGGCAGTGGCACATCAATTTCCTGGGCGATCAGGCGATGCTGGGCGCGGCCCGATTCACGGCATATGGCAACGCGATTCGGGAAGTCCGAGGCAACTCCGCCGAATTCATGCGGCTGTTCTTCACCCTCATGGGCACCCGGCAAATCGAACAAGCCCTGCTGCTGACATTGACCCCGGATCAACAACAAAACTATGTCGATCGCGTGACCGCCTCGATGCTCATGGCCGGTTCGCTGGGGAGTGCCGCACCGCGTCGCGCACCCGTTCCGTTGGAAGAATTCGGCAAATCTGACTTCCTGAAGACCGATACTGGCAGCGAATCTTCGGCAGAACAACGCCGCGAATTCTTCACGCAAATCTGGTCGTTGGGCCGGATCGTGCCGGGCGGTACCGCGTCGAATAGCCCGAATCCGACGTTCCCGGAAGTGCGACTGTTGCCGGATCGCCTTCAAGCATTGGTGGATGTGGAACTATCGTACAACGAATCCAAGACGTATGCTCGCGGGCGAGTGGTGATGGAATCGCGATCGCCAGAGATTCTCAAGAAGTTGCAGGAACTCGCGGCGGAAGCAAAATCGAACCCGAATACGTATGTGGATGTTTCGAAAGTCTCGTTCTTGGGACGATCGTCACGGTTGGATTGGCAAATTGTCGGTCTGCAAAGCGATTTGGATCGGGTGCAGGCCACCGGGCCGGGTGGAAATCCGGGAATGCCTTGA
- the hisA gene encoding 1-(5-phosphoribosyl)-5-[(5-phosphoribosylamino)methylideneamino]imidazole-4-carboxamide isomerase codes for MQSVPKNEMLIYPAIDLRGGRCVRLRQGDYAQETIFSDDPAAMGQRWVADGANVLHLVDLDGAKAGHPVNSQVIQAIVKATGVPCQVGGGIRTADHLALTFDLGVARIVLGTRALQDPAWLESMATRFPGKIVLGLDARDGMVATEGWLHTSTRSALELARMCDGWPLAGIVYTDIARDGMMSGPNEEAQAEMAAAVKLPVIASGGITAADQIVRLRDRGLAGVIIGRALYEDAITLPQVWAALGVTT; via the coding sequence ATGCAGTCGGTGCCGAAGAACGAAATGTTGATTTATCCGGCGATTGATCTCCGCGGTGGCCGGTGTGTGCGGCTTCGGCAGGGCGATTATGCCCAAGAGACGATTTTTTCCGATGACCCCGCCGCGATGGGGCAGCGCTGGGTGGCCGATGGTGCCAACGTGCTGCATCTGGTCGATCTGGACGGTGCCAAGGCGGGGCATCCGGTCAATTCGCAAGTCATTCAGGCGATCGTGAAAGCAACGGGTGTCCCCTGCCAAGTCGGTGGGGGCATTCGCACTGCAGATCATCTCGCGCTCACCTTCGATCTCGGCGTCGCCCGCATTGTCTTGGGCACTCGCGCGTTGCAAGATCCGGCATGGTTGGAAAGCATGGCGACGCGGTTTCCCGGAAAGATTGTGCTGGGATTGGATGCCCGCGATGGCATGGTGGCGACCGAAGGGTGGTTGCACACCTCGACCCGCTCCGCGCTCGAACTCGCCCGGATGTGCGATGGCTGGCCCCTGGCAGGTATCGTCTACACCGACATCGCCCGCGATGGCATGATGAGCGGCCCAAACGAAGAAGCCCAAGCGGAAATGGCGGCGGCGGTCAAGCTGCCCGTCATCGCGTCGGGTGGAATCACGGCAGCGGATCAAATCGTGCGCCTGCGGGATCGCGGGTTAGCCGGGGTGATTATTGGCCGCGCGCTGTATGAAGATGCCATCACGTTGCCGCAAGTCTGGGCGGCATTGGGAGTCACGACTTGA